CAATGACAACGACTGGTCAGTCACTGTATCTTTTAAATTAAATTTAGGTGCTTTTGTTCCTAAAGGAATCATATTTGAGGGTGTTCTCGCCATTATTTTAGATTATATTTGTAGTTTTATAGCATAAAATTACTAAAAATATGTCAGACATAATTTCTTTTGAAGATTTCACTAAAATAGACATCAGAACAGGTACTATTATTGAAGTGAATGACTTTCCAAAAGCAAAAAAACCCGCGTATCAACTTACTATAGATTTCGGGAAATTAGGAATTAAAAAATCCAGTGCACAAATAACAGATCTCTATTCAAAAGAAGACTTACTAAATAAACAAATAACGGCCGTTGTCAATTTTAAACCGAAACAAATTGCCAATTTCGTCAGCGAATGTTTGGTGCTAGGTATTGAAAACAACAATAAAGAAGTGGTACTCTTAAAATCAACTATAAAAACTATTAACGGTACGCCAATTAATTAATATGTCATTAACAACCACAAAATCAAATTTAAACGGATTAGCAAACAAGCTTAAAGGAGAACTTTTCTTTGACGATTTATATAAAAGTATTTACGCTACAGATGCTTCTGTTTACCGAAAAATACCACTAGCGGTCGCTTTTCCAAAAGATGATAACGACCTTAAATTACTGATTGACTTCGCACTGCAACATCAAATTACCTTAATTCCTAGAGCTGCCGGTACTTCATTGGCAGGACAATGTGTTGGAGACGGTTTAGTTGTTGATATTTCTAAACATTTTACTTCTATTTTGGCATTTGATGAAAAAGCTAAAACAGTCACGGTACAACCAGGAATAGTAAGAGATGAATTGAACCAATATCTTAAACCGTATGGTCTATTTTTTGGTCCCAATACCTCTACCAGTAATCGCTGCATGATTGGCGGAATGGTAGGTAACAATTCTTCAGGAACCACTTCAATACAATTTGGTGTAACAAGAGATAAGGTTATTGAGTTAAAAACCTTATTGTCAGATGGTTCAAAAGCAGTATTTAAAGCTATAAGTAACGAAGAATTTAAACAGAAATGTGTTGGAAATAGTTTAGAAAATAAAATTTACAAAACCATTTTTGAAGAATTATCTGATAAGGCAAAACAACAAGAAATACGAAATGAATTTCCTAAAAAATCCATTCATAGAAGAAATACGGGCTATGCCGTTGATGAATTATTAAATACTTCTACTTTTTCAACTTC
The nucleotide sequence above comes from Aureibaculum algae. Encoded proteins:
- a CDS encoding tRNA-binding protein, whose translation is MSDIISFEDFTKIDIRTGTIIEVNDFPKAKKPAYQLTIDFGKLGIKKSSAQITDLYSKEDLLNKQITAVVNFKPKQIANFVSECLVLGIENNNKEVVLLKSTIKTINGTPIN